ggctgtgatatcacattgtcggttcaactgccaacccgacacatctccatggagatgtcgtcTTTCGATCACGAACATAGATACGGAAACCCCCCACGGCTATAGTGTCGGGCACACTCATGGgatccgaaaggatgtgagcAGTATAACACCCtataccacacagagctttacacctaggatgtaaagcAAAGGTGGCGAgacgctacgacctctaaaataaaacttatatatataatatagttgaagAAGATTTATTCTAGGAGCCTTTGAAAAAAGTTAGAAATCGAAAATGGCAAAAACGAGAAGCGCAACACTCACACTACGTAAACgataaacagaaaaaataagagaAGCTAACATGGATATAACCGAAAGAGAGCTCCAAGGTACAAATATCAAAGTTCAAGACTCAACTCGCAAAGATAAACCGATTTGAGcacataagtatataacatatatataagagaacccaaaataacccaaaatacaaaattacagaacctatttctccaaaataacctctaagatgAAGTTAATACATTAAATACATAAgaagtggagataaaagtatctacatatatacatatatctaaACTAAAGCCCCAAAGACAAGGATCTTCGCTATAAGAGCTTCCAGTATGCCTCAATGAGGTGCcacgcgtcctgcatctgaaaaccacaaaatatgtatgggatgagaactggaggttctcagcatggtaacggtTCCCACATAACTAATATATAATGTTccaggaaagccaaaggcaatcttagaacttTCGACGATAGATTCAAacttaaaaataacattttaaaccataaacagggtgaGGTATCTAAGGATTCCTAACTTAACTCCTAAGTTCATCATCCCTTTTCTCCAATCCTCTGAAACACCGATGCACAAACAGACAAAGCAGAAGACAAGCACAAGTAGATATCCAAATATAGCAATTATAGCAAATAAGCATAGATATTCAAGTAAGCAAATCCAAGTAATGCGAAACCAAATaagtcacataaatgcatatgatgcatgcctctCCTACTGGCTGTGAGCCCACGTGttggttactttgccagaacccgacacatccggtagctaattCGGATATCATCCTCTTGAAAACCGGCGAGCTTTACACCACCACAAACCTCACCTGGCAAGCAGTATACCACCACAAAACCCCACCATTGcgagcggtacaccaccacgaacctcgCAAGATCTTCAATTGGAAAAACAACATACACATGTGGGCGGTAAACCACCACAAACCTCACAAAGCATTTTCATTTAAAACATGTGGCCGATACACCACTAGAAACCCCATAAAATATCTCGACACTGGACAAGTGGTAAACCATCACAAACCTTGCCAAGTCAAGCTCAAAACAAATTCATTCTCAAATTCATTATAACTCATTTATTCACATCCCttttacaataatttaaaatcatTCACTAAGGCCAGATTCTTCATGTACATATCACATTTACACACTTCTCATTCATACTTTACCACTTCTCTAATtttcttcatctccaagttactaTTCCTCCTTATCTTCTTCTCACTTCTCAATATACAACTAAGATTTAGGGGATAAaagagtgaaaatagaggtttagatgtccaaaattatattttaaaacacAAATTTATGTTTGCTGAAACAGGAGTCACGTGTACACGTGGGAGTGCATTTTTGaaagggcacgcgtacgcgtgagccacACGTATGCGTGGGTGTATAATTTTCTATGCTCGCGTACGCCCCCTGTTCATGTACGTGAGGTTCCCAACCCGAATAggttggtcgcgtcgcgtgcagtGGTTGCGTACGCAAGTTATGCAGAACAGCAAAAAtgctgaatgctgcagaattttcgACTTTGCACTCCAAATTTTCGACgcacataacttttttgtttttaaacatttttcattcgttcttcaaacgacataaacttcacgaacccaattttcatatgaaataagtttgaaacaaTTTGAGAATCCGGAAGCCGAGTTATGACTCACTGAAGTTTGGCCAAAAATAAACTTTTCACAAAATTTTCACAAGATTTCTAAACCTCAATTTTCACAACACTTCAATTCCATCCCTTTTAAATCTTACCAAACCACATCAACCCAAGCCCCAACATTACACAATATACCAATTTTACAAGTACGGTGACTTCCACACAATAATTCATTCTCGTACCAAATGACAACCACTTAGCCAATCCATATTCAATCTAACTCAATATGCTACAAAATACATCACAATCAATATCATTATCATAACATCATGATTATCATTGTTCAACAAACACTCAAGGTTAGTTCTCAACATTCTCATCTTCCAATTCCTAACAATCAAAATCATGCATACATGTTTCAACCTATCTTATggttatctattatatattttcacaagacattacattttaattacgagaaaccaaaatcatacattGACCGATTCTCCAGTAAATCCGGAACACCTCTCTTATATACCACACACCAAGCTTTGAAATCCCAGCTCCTTTCCAAGCAAAATCCAGCCTCCAAGGCTTGATCAAAAGCTTGCAAATTCTCAAATCGACTCCAATCAACAACTAATTTTAATCTAACAACACAATTATCATCACAATCAATGTAAAACCCACtaactcaatatttcaaaaaggGTTTGAGGGTGCTTACCTAACCCACCACTCTAAGAGCTAAACCCGACAACACCCGTAAGTCGATTCGAAcctaaacaccaaaattaaacaaaattcaacATAGATActcattgaattttgaaatttggggAGGAGAGTTCTGAAATTAAGAAGTGGGTTCCATACCTAATCAAGGACTGGCTTTGTAGTGCTCGACGCTGCGGTcgcgtgaccgcaaacggtgcggtgatcgaaattccggattgaaagttactaTGAATTGAAAATCGAAAAAGGGTTAGGTTTTGGTGGCTTCTTCAATCTCTCTTCTCAGCGCTGGAAATGGAGTAATGAATGGAAAATTAGCTGAAGTGAAgtgttatatatgttgggccttagGCTTGGTTTGGACCTGGTATAACCGGTTTGGtttgttcggcccaatcttgggccaaattctttaaaattagtgttaaaatttttattttaattagctccacctcattaaactataaaatctcattttctaattttttttttattaataattaatttattagctaattatttactaattttacggGTTTTACAAGCGGGATACtatgcctcagacctcacatctcaacgtaagcgggattaaccaccgtccttacgtcGCCGCCATGACCTCGACAAGCaggattaaccaccatccttgccaggcgcatattgtctcaacaatctcaataaaaaatattacatcaggggttttcagaaattattttattcagTAATCAGTAGTTCACCACTTCTACAACTCGTATCAGTAATCATCAATACAATACCCCGCCTTCTCACTCAACCAAATTTGCCATCAGTACTTCAGAAACCTaaggttttattttctaaattcatGAAAAATTCATCTAATTAAGTCACTAATTCTCTTCTATAGGTCTTTAAGCCTAACTACAAAATATTACCTTTAAACTGCATCTTGGAGAAGTTTTGAAAGTTTGGAGAATccttaaaaacaaagaaaattatttttcagcCAAACAGGGGTCTCGCATACGCAAGCCCCTGCCTTGCGTACGCATGCTGTTGAAAAAGgggtggtcgcgtacgcaacccCCTGCTCGCGTACACGAGTGTCCCAACCCGAATGGGTTACTCATATCGCGTGTTAAAGTTCGCGTACGCAAGGTTGCAATTTTGATAGCTCGTGTACGCATGCAGTGCCTCGCGTACGCGAGTGGCCCAACCCGAATGGTTTGGTCGCGTTGCGTGCACTGTGTTGCGTAAGCAAGGGTTGAAAATCTGTTAGCTTGCGTACGCAGGCAGTGCTCGCGTATGCGAGTCACCCAACCCGAATGGGTTGGTCACGTCGCGTTCCCCCTGTCGCGTACGTAGCCCACACCAGACTTAGAAAAATTTCAAATGTTATAAAATTCAGTTTTTTGGCACCAAACTTTAAataatcataacttcctctataaaaatctattttcttcaaattttatatcaatttaaatctCTCAAAgcaatctaaattttatttagtttcaaaCTTTGGAAATCAAATTATGAttcgtcaaagttcaccaaaaactagTTTTTACAAAAAACAACAAGGTTCTCAACTTTCCAAAATTCACAAATCACAACCAAAACCCAATCAAAACCAAATATCATACACCCAAAACAGTTTTAAATTGACTAAATATTACTCATGCACCTTCTATGTCATTCCTTATCATACTAACATACAATTTCACACATTTCATCCACAAATTCTCACTCAATGCATCATTCCACTATCCTCAACTTTCACCAACATCATTAAGCATCAAAATTCCCTATAAACACTCCAAATCATCAAGTTCATGCCTCATtccaataatgaataataatatcaAAGTGCAACATCATAATTCATTAAATCAACAACACCATTATACATTATCAAATCCAACAATCAATTCAATCCAAGCCTATCTTATAGgtcactagtctaagtgtccaaaaatattatatattacatagagaaaaccgaaatcataccttagTCGATTCCTAATATGTGCAAAACACCAAATATGTGCCCAATAAGCTTCCGATCACAAGAGTTAGCTCCCTTGAGCTCCAATTCCACAAGTTCAACCTCTAATTTGGTTTTTCaccaataatatttaatctaaacCACATATATCACTACAATTAACCCCTAAACTCAAAATCTCAAGAATTCATATAAAGTTTAGGGCTCTTACCTTCTCCAATGATCATAGGATTACAACCTAATACTTTCCTCAAGTTAGATTGATTATAAACACATTAAAACATCAAAATCTCAAAACCTCAAGcactaaatttttgaatttatggaAGGGAATGCTGAAAGGAAAATCTAGATTTTGTTACCAGTTTCTTgggtgagttttgtagagctctttgtggcgATCGCATGGCCGTAAACGGTACGACGATCGGAGCttcatagctcaagttatgagcttAGGAAGTTGGAAGTGAATAGTGATAATGAAAACCCTTACTCTCTTCTCACTGCAGCAGCTCTCCCTCTCTTGAATGTATTTAGTGAGCTGAAATGGGTGCCTTTGagtgcttatatatgttgggcttgggctcaACTTGAGTCCGGTCCAACTCGTTAGCGTTTTTAATCCGTTTGACTTAATTTTGGGCCAAACATTTAAAATTAGTGAccgatttttaattttaaatgttttcctaaggttttatacttttttaattattctcgcaCAGTACCATATAGATTTAAGCCGGTACTGCCAGTTAATTTACCGGCTCGCGTTTCTATGTAATTTTTcgtagaaaattatattttctgactcaaaaaatctactgagtccaaaaattatatttaaatttcctaattaatattctaaatttttataatctattttggaccatttaattatttaattaatcggTTAATTAATCGCGGTTCTTACAGTTTTAACGTCGCCGGAGCTCTCTTCCGAGCATTTTTCGTTCACTGTGACATCATCTTTTTATGTTAGAGgtgattttgtcaaattttaaaattttttggggattattttgtcaataacaaaagtcagggACTATTTTATCGGCGTTAGAATCTTTTGGATACCGatttagtatttacctcttattattattattagagaaaagaacaaataggtcccaaattttttattccgcggacattttcgtcttTGAAGATTGAAAAATGCATTTTAGTTCCTGACCTTTTAAAAAATTAGACATTTAAGTCCCTCCATTGAATAGGATCCGTTAGACTCAATAGAAAAGTATGCGTGACTTCTGTTAGACTGATCCTACGTTGAGGGAGAGTTTTCAAAACGGTACAAATTAGTGCCCCCTccttcaaaacgacgtcgttttgaataGTACCCCTCTACTTCAAAGGCTCGTCCTTTCCCATCGCCACCATACACTGTTGCAACTTCCACAACCATCCCCCACCTATGCTCTTGCTCTTTATTGTTACAAATTTTCAGTTTTCCAAGCTCAAAGAATGAAAAATGAATACACTCAAGCACTATCCTAAAAAGAAGAAAGGTGGGTGGTACGTTGAGATAATGGTAGAGACAAGTGGGCATATGCGACCATCAAGAGTGACAACTTTAAAACCAACATTTTCATTTGAGCTTCTAACTTCATCtgcaaaaaaaagaaacaattacATGATTTTGATAACCATAACATGAATTCATAAAAGCGAAGAAGAATTTGGGTAGTTTATGAGTATTGAAGCCTTGAAGCTCGAGATTTAGATGGAAAGTTTTAAGGGACTCGAAGACTTGGATTATGAAAGTGTTTTTTCCAACACCCTGTAATTGAATGATAAGTCAAATTAGGAATTAGATGATAATGACTTACAGGGACCGGTGACGAAGAAGCATTTTCCGAGAGCGACAATTGTTCCTCTAACTTTGTTGTTGTGCCAATGGTATCGAAAATAAAAAGTGAGAGTGAGAATTTTTCTTATGTAATGCTACTGGACTGAATTTGACCACTGCCTGTGGCGGTGTTGATGCCAAATCCACCATTGGAGGGGGGAAAGCAAGTTTCgacaaaaagaagaacaaaaacaaaaaccctAACGAATATGAGAAAAACTCCTTCACCGACGAGCAGGACAACACACGAGCAGTAGGGCAGCACACAAGCAGTAGCAGCATAGAAGAGCAAACGCAGGACCAGAGGATCTTTAAGGGAAGGGTACTCACCAAACAGGATCATTTTAAAGGAGGGGACTAATTTGTCCCCGTTTTGAAAACTCTACCTCCACGTAGGAAACTATAACAGCCAGATCAGTTCAACGGGAACCAGGTCAAATTTTTTCGTTGAATTTAATGGATCCTATTTAATGGAGGAATCTAAATGTCCAATTTTTTAAGAGGTCagagacttaaatgtatttttcaatCTTTGATGACGAAAATATTTGTGGGACAAAAAGTTAAGAACCTATTtgtctttctctcttcttctccttattattattattattattatcttttgatAACAATGCACTCACTAGATCCTACTGCATGAGTGAAGGTCATATATGATACAACACAATCAACACTCAGCACAAAGATCATAAACAATTTAAAGACACCACAACAAGCATCATAAAGATTCCAAGCATAATACAACATCACTAATACACATGAAGTTATGACCAACAACTTTTCAAGCACCCATGAACCAGAACAGACATAAAAATGCAGACTAACACAagcataaaaaagaaataaacaactGGCTGCAACTCCTTTATGGTCGCCTCTTCAAGACAAAATTTTCTCCTCCCCTACAGCAACTAATCTTTTTGTCTTCCTCTCCTTTAACCACATTTTTTTATAGTACTTCACCGAAGGAGAGATATCCTCCACATTAGCAACGCCATTATTGAACACTACATTATTTTATGTCCTCCAAACACACCAAACCACAGCAAAAAACCAAAATTATCCAACTCTATTTGGCTCTCCTAGGTAGAACACGAGTTGACCATGATTCAAAACACTCTCTACAATTACTCGGCCATGTTCATTACAACCCATTCAAGCACAAAATCTCACTCCAAACAGTCCAAGATGTGTCACAAGTGAAAACTAATTAACTGATGGACAGTTTGCAATCATACCACACAATCCACACCTTGATAAAGATTGATTAACACATCTGGTCAATTTATCGCTCTTGTTCAGcctttctaattaaaattacaaaCCAAGTCAAAAGTTTCACCCGCTTTCTCATAAAGCCCGTGGGAAACGGTTATGCTAGATAGTCTTTGGAAGAGAGATCGAGAGATTGAGATTGCGAGTTAAAGACTGAAATAAGTTTTAGTATTGTGTTTGTATAAAGTAAGACATAGATTGAAATAAAAATgaagttctaatttaatttgtacaaaaagtaaagttataattaattaattggaatgaggatattttaggtataaaatattattaaaatttcagtctctgttCCAAAATATTTCAGTTATCCTGTATCTctattttttggaggtactgaaatactgaaatactgaaattttaatacCAATTTTTATATCAACAAATATGATACTAAATTTCAGTCTTTCAGTCTCTATTCAATACCTCAAAATAAACACTACCCTaaaaaaccaattaaaaatataatcaactagaaccaactaattttaaaataaaaagtctgttataaaaaaaatctccactacttctaaattttttaaattttaaaactaaaaatataagaaattaaaTTGAGTTGACTCATGATATAACTAATTCCCTAGActccccatatatatatatattgaacttTTCTTGATTCACTTGTAAAATACCTGCAAATAAGATTTCACAACATAATGACAATGTCCAACACCTTCCATGTTTTCATACTAATTTATCTACTCCTTCCCTATAAATACTAACTCTtacaaaattagagagaattTATGTAACAAAAAGACTATACCTATAACAAAATTTGTTTACTAAATCAATTCTTATATATTTATAgaaatatatctattatttaactcattttaaaTATGCTTACATAATAGGATTGCTTTGGTAATTTATCCAAAGAGCCAGTTAGtctgttattttatttaaatctttgataattattagaaaaataataaaaaattaataaaatttattatttttttatcatcaatatttaaaaaagtaaataaaatatattattaaataactaaaaaaattaaattaataattaaataataactaaaaataaaaaacaataaatataaatttctcTGATCGTTATTATAGACCTTCATAATAATTTCATGTGTATATTAGTTAATGTAagaaaaacatacaaattcaAAACACAGAAGAAAAATATACATGTAAagatgaaataaataataaaataaaaagtgtatacaacttaacaattaataaagaataTATTTTTACAAGAATTTCGACAGAAAAAAAAGCAACAATcctaagaataattaataaaaaaaaaggaggacaaaCATTTATAAGAAGACTAAATCTATGAactaaaacaaatacaaaaattaaaatactaaataaaaatatcactttataTAATTCTAACatctaaattttttatactaCAAACTATTTTAAACAAAacaccttttaaatttaactttaatttacacatttaatttaattttacaaaacatagccatttttaatatttattatatattattattaatttactgTTTCATTATAGTGTTAGTTAATGTAAGAAACAGTGAACGAATCTGCTATTGTGTTTGATGTGTACACGTGTCCACATCGGTGACCCACCATTCCATGCCATGTGGTTGTCTGGCCtttgccatctccttctcctccacTCTTGTTTCTGTTATTTGAATTCAACATAACCAACACATCCTTCTTTTCCTTTCATCTTTGAACTCTTCCAAAAGCACACACACCCCTCCTTCTACGTTCTTCCAGACAAGTAACAAACACTTGTTCTTCTTTCACTTCATACAACCAAGCCATGCACGTGCACTACGCAACATAGAAAAACAAACACAagaaaaacaaacagaaaaagaaaatggcTGGAAATGAATGGATAAATGGGTACCTGGAGGCAATACTGTCGACAGGGGCATCCAACATCGAGGAACAGAAGCCAGCGCCTGTTACTCTCAAAGATGGAGGCCACTTCAATCCGACAAAGTACTTTGTTGAAGAGGTTGTTGCAAGTGTGGACGAGTCTGATCTTTACCGCACTTGGATCAAGGTTGTTGCAACCAGGAACACAAGGGAGAGAAGCTCTAGGCTTGAGAATATGTGCTGGCGCATATGGCATCTTACTCGCAAGAAGAAGcaggtctctctctctctctctctcttctcttccatCCCTCTGCATTGCTTTCTCATATACAGGATATATTTcgttgagtttaattttgatgcaatcACATCCGTTCTTTTGGATGATCATTTACACGCGTGTAAAACCATTTTACAATATTGTTCCATCATtgattattttgttagaaaatatgGAAAATGTAATCAGTTATTTATTAGCtatttctttttatgtttatgttccAATTCCAAATCGACTTGGATGGTTTGTGCAGTTGGAATGGGAGGAAGGGCAGAGGCAGACGCAACGAAGGTTAGAGCGGGAACAAGGCCGGAGGGATGCAGCTGAGGATATGTCGGAGGACTTGTCGGAAATGGAAAAGGGCGACATTCTTATGGAGATGGTGCAGAGTAATGAGACCTCAAAGAAAACTTTTCAGCGCCAGGTTTCTAGCTTGGAAGTATGGTCTGatgacaaaaaagaaaagaagctaTATATTGTCCTCATAAGGTATCATCACAAGTGTGCAGAGTCCTTTTAATTTGGCATCTTTATAAAGAAAAGTCTAGGGGGcgagcaactttattaaattctggtcAGCATGTAACTAGCAAAACAAAAGTGAGTAATCCTacaccattggatgaaatctcactcCATTAAAAACATCATTGGTGGCtacttgatggctacaaatcacaaaagttgctgactCCTACACTCCTCTCTTTATAAATATATGCTGGAAAATAATAGTTCACTCTGTTCCACAGTTTGCATGGATTGGTTCGTGGAGAAAACATGGAACTTGGTCGAGATTCTGATACTGGTGGACAGGTATTTGAAATACTGACATTCTGTCATGTGAAAATTGAAGGTGTTTATGGGTGATTAATGATTAATCAATGTGATGGCAGATTAAATATGTGGTAGAACTTGCTCGTGCGCTTGCGAAAATGCCTGGAGTGTACAGAGTTGATCTGTTTACGCGCCAAATCTCGTCGCCTGAAATCGATTGGAGCTATGGAGAGCCTACAGAAATGCTAACTGCAGGGCAAGATGATGATGATTGTGTTGGGGAGAGCAGTGGTGCTTATATAATTAGAATACCTTTTGGTCCACGCGAGAAGTATCTTCGCAAAgaacttctttggccttatattcgAGAATTTGTGGATGGAGCATTGGCTCACATTCTCAACATGTCAAAAGTATTGAGTGAACAAATTGGTGGAGGCCAACCTGTTTGGCCATATGTAATTCATGGACATTATGCTGATGCTGGAGATAGTGCTGCTCTTCTTTCAGGTGCCTTGAATGTGCCTATGGTCTTGACAGGTCATTCACTTGGAAGAAACAAGCTCGAACAGCTTCTTAAGCATCGCCAATCAATGGAGGATATCAATTCAACATACAAGATGATGAGGAGGATTGAAGCAGAAGAACTTTCCTTAGATGCTGCTGAACTTGTCATCACCAGCACAAAACAGGAAATTGAGGAACAGTGGGGACTTTATGATGGATTTGATGTAAAGCTCGAGAAAGTATTGCGTGCTCGTGCAAGACGTGGCGTCGACTGTCATGGTCGATTCATGCCAAGGATGGCGGTAATATGTTAATTGAATTGATGTTACACTTTGTTACTTTAGCTTTTGAATCTTGTGGCTCAAACTTTCTCAGGTTATCCCACCCGGAATGGACTTCAGCAATGTTGTGACTCAAGAAGATGGCCCTGAAGTTGATGGGGATCTTGCTCAACTTACTAGTAGTTCCGAAGGCAATTCGCCGAAAACAATGCCTCCAATTTGGTCAGAAGTGAGTAACTTTCTGTCCACAAAATATTACACATTAGTTTGCAACTGACAGCTTTGCACAGGTGATGCGTTTCTTTACCAATCCTCACAAACCTATGATCTTGGCCTTATCGAGGCCGGATCCGAAGAAGAACATCATCACTCTTTTGAAAGCCTTTGGCGAGAGCCGTCCCTTAAGAGAACTAGCTAATCTTGTAAGTTAACTTCACTTAAAATGTCTGTCTTCAGTGGAGATTATGGTTATGTACCTGAAAAAGGACTAATGTGTTTCGAAACAGACTCTCATCATGGGTAACAGGGATGACATAGATGAGATGTCTTCTGGGAATGCCAGTGTGCTCACAACAGTGTTGAAAATCATTGATAAGTATGATCTATATGGTCAAGTTGCATATCCCAAACATCACAAGCAAGCTGATGTTCCAGAGATATACCGATTTGCTGCGAAAACAAGGGTATGTCCCAGTTATGTAGCATTTACTTCTTATCTATTCACAATTATCAATTGCTAATTATCCGGAATTTCACTCAGGGAGTTTTCATCAATCCTGCTTTAGTGGAACCTTTTGGTCTTACTTTGATTGAGGTAGGATTTAATTAATCAAATTCTTTGGCAGTATTGTTCTCAtttttgttagaatataattacgatcaattaggatcaattaatattatttagtatatctgaatatttattataggagactACGTCTTTATAATTACGATTCTATTAGTGCCTATAAATAtcattttatattgtatcattctacacgacttgaatagacaacttgattaccctcaataatacacaaatccttcCTCCAGTTTAGCCTCTTGTTTCTAACAACTTTAATGCtcaattaatcaattttattccccTAAACATCGTGCAGGCTGCAGCTCATGGTCTTCCGATGGTGGCCACTAAAAATGGCGGACCGGTTGACATTCATCGGGTAAACAAAGAATTATCTTTGCTAGTTAATTGTGAGCTATTTCTCAGATGcaacaagaagaagaatgaaaacacaACAACTAAGCTATTGAGTTCTTTCTTAGATGAAATAATTCTACAATAGATATCTTGACATAAAGGCTTTAGACTAAAAAATTTCTCTTACCTGTTATATTTACTTATGATATGTCAGGCTCTGAACAACGGTTTGCTTGTGGATCCTCACGATCAGCAAGCAATTGCTAATGCACTTCTCAAGT
The sequence above is drawn from the Arachis hypogaea cultivar Tifrunner chromosome 4, arahy.Tifrunner.gnm2.J5K5, whole genome shotgun sequence genome and encodes:
- the LOC112795700 gene encoding probable sucrose-phosphate synthase 2, encoding MAGNEWINGYLEAILSTGASNIEEQKPAPVTLKDGGHFNPTKYFVEEVVASVDESDLYRTWIKVVATRNTRERSSRLENMCWRIWHLTRKKKQLEWEEGQRQTQRRLEREQGRRDAAEDMSEDLSEMEKGDILMEMVQSNETSKKTFQRQVSSLEVWSDDKKEKKLYIVLISLHGLVRGENMELGRDSDTGGQIKYVVELARALAKMPGVYRVDLFTRQISSPEIDWSYGEPTEMLTAGQDDDDCVGESSGAYIIRIPFGPREKYLRKELLWPYIREFVDGALAHILNMSKVLSEQIGGGQPVWPYVIHGHYADAGDSAALLSGALNVPMVLTGHSLGRNKLEQLLKHRQSMEDINSTYKMMRRIEAEELSLDAAELVITSTKQEIEEQWGLYDGFDVKLEKVLRARARRGVDCHGRFMPRMAVIPPGMDFSNVVTQEDGPEVDGDLAQLTSSSEGNSPKTMPPIWSEVMRFFTNPHKPMILALSRPDPKKNIITLLKAFGESRPLRELANLTLIMGNRDDIDEMSSGNASVLTTVLKIIDKYDLYGQVAYPKHHKQADVPEIYRFAAKTRGVFINPALVEPFGLTLIEAAAHGLPMVATKNGGPVDIHRALNNGLLVDPHDQQAIANALLKLLSDKSMWQECRKNGLKNIHLFSWPEHCRTYLTRVAACRMRHPQWQTSTPGDDIPAEESFNDSLKDVQDMSLRLSIDGDLAGFSGGHDMQDQVKRVLMSRMKKLDHGSNDNDGGNKLQDNAVGKYPLLRRRRMLIVIALDSYKSTGLPDKNMIKIVQSIMKAAQLDPHNAKISGFVLSTAMPMSEAVDFLKSGNIRAKDFDALICSSGSEVYYPCTPTEDGKLVPDMDYCAHIDYRWGYEGLKNTISKLMNTSEVEGKKSSSSPIVEELKSSNSHCISYKIKDPSKVRKVDDLRQKLRMRGLRCHPMYCRRSTCMQVVPLLASRAQALRYLFVRWGPNVANMYVVVGETGDTDYEELISGTHKTIIIKGVVTKGSEEVLRSQGSYHREDVVQDGSPNVAEINEATENNIASALKQLSQAGPM